The following coding sequences lie in one Glycine max cultivar Williams 82 chromosome 19, Glycine_max_v4.0, whole genome shotgun sequence genomic window:
- the LOC100810564 gene encoding universal stress protein A-like protein, producing the protein MERKERKIMVGVDESEESMFALSWCITNLIADTPNVKLVLLYVKPPPPVHSFNVAWYSSHAILAMEQHGKDLANSVMERAEAICKDFKTTNMKKERVVGCGDAKDVICSAVQKLEADTLVLGTHGYGFFKRALIGSVSDYCAKHAECTVVVVKQPCP; encoded by the exons ATGGAGAGAAAAGAGCGAAAGATAATGGTGGGTGTGGATGAGAGCGAGGAGAGCATGTTTGCACTGTCCTGGTGTATCACCAACCTTATTGCCGATACCCCCAACGTTAAACTAGTGCTCCTCTATGTCAAGCCACCTCCTCCTGTTCACTCCTTCAATGTTGCAT GGTATTCCAGTCATGCTATCTTAGCTATGGAACAACACGGCAAGGATTTGGCTAATTCAGTAATGGAAAGAGCTGAAGCCATTTGCAAGGACTTCAAAACCAcaaat ATGAAAAAGGAGAGAGTAGTTGGGTGCGGAGATGCCAAGGATGTGATATGCAGTGCAGTTCAGAAACTTGAGGCTGATACCTTGGTCTTGGGAACTCATGGTTATGGATTTTTTAAGAG GGCACTTATTGGAAGTGTAAGTGATTATTGTGCCAAGCATGCAGAGTGTACTGTTGTAGTCGTGAAGCAACCATGTCCATAA